One stretch of Sphingomonas rosea DNA includes these proteins:
- the rpoB gene encoding DNA-directed RNA polymerase subunit beta, translated as MATKSIEIPHNTAAGRNGKARRIRKIFGNIHEISEMPNLIEVQRESYEQFLRSDPSTGYVSGLEKTLRSVFPIQDFAGTAHLDFDHYVLEDPKFDTDECRQRGLTYAAPMRVTLRLTSFEIDPDTEAKSVIDIKEQDVYMGDMPLMTGNGTFIVNGTERVIVSQMHRSPGVLFDHDRGKTHASGKFLFAARVIPYRGSWLDFEFDAKDIVNVRIDRKRKLPVTALLHALGLTSEEILNEFYNRVTYVRGPNGWQIPYVAENWRGQKPMFDIVNADTGEVAFKAGEKITPRRANQAGKEGLANLIIPTETIFGRFSAYDLINEGTGEIYVEAGDEISPENLEALDKAGVDRLELLDIDYVNTGPWIRNTLKADKAEDGDHALSDIYRVMRPGEPPTRETADALFYGLFFDPERYDLSAVGRVKLNMRLGLDAEDTVTTLRREDILAVVKELVNLKDGKGEIDDIDNLANRRVRSVGELLENQYRVGLLRMERAVKERMSSVDVSTVMPNDLINAKPAVAAVREFFGSSQLSQFMDQTNPLSEVTHKRRVSALGPGGLTRERAGFEVRDVHPTHYGRICPIETPEGPNIGLINSLASFSRVNKYGFIETPYRKVVDHKVTDEVVYLSAMEEAKHTIAQANAEIAEDGTFVEEIISSRRNGDFLIAPRDQITLMDVSPKQLVSVAASLIPFLENDDANRALMGSNMQRQAVPLLQADAPLVGTGMEETVARDSGAAIAARRAGIVDQVDATRVVIRVTSELRPGESGVDIYSLMKFQRSNQSTCINQRPLVKVGDVVEAGEIIADGPSTQFGELALGRNVLVAFMPWNGYNYEDSILISERIVKDDVFTSIHIEEFEVMARDTKLGPEDITRDIPNVGEEALRNLDEAGIVYIGAEVEPGDILVGKITPKGESPMTPEEKLLRAIFGEKASDVRDTSLRLPPGVAGTIVDVRVFNRHGIDIDDRTRAIQAEEKDRLKGDAESERRILNRATFARLQEMLVGQVATAAPKTIKKGATLDVEMLEGTDKHDWWKIAVKDDSRQADIEALKGQYDEAEAAIRRKLEDRIGKVEAGDELAPGVLKMVKVFVAVKRKLQPGDKMAGRHGNKGVISRILPIEDMPFLEDGTHADIVLNPLGVPSRMNVGQIFETHLGWAARGLGKQVADMLEDMHNRGSDYAGKDAAAIREKLKSLYGPQYDGDIDARSDEGVLDLARNLVGGLPMGTPVFDGAREPDVSEALTKAGLDTSGQSTLYDGRTGEPFDRKVTMGIIYMLKLHHLVDDKIHARSIGPYSLVTQQPLGGKAQFGGQRFGEMEVWALQAYGAAYTLQEMLTVKSDDVIGRTKVYEAIVKGDDTFEAGIPESFNVLVKEMRSLGLNVELDSVDNLDEPPALAAE; from the coding sequence ATGGCCACCAAGTCGATCGAAATTCCGCACAACACCGCCGCCGGCCGCAACGGCAAGGCGCGCCGCATCCGCAAGATCTTCGGCAACATCCACGAGATCAGCGAGATGCCGAACCTCATCGAGGTTCAGCGCGAAAGCTACGAGCAGTTCCTGCGTTCCGATCCCTCGACCGGCTATGTGTCGGGCCTCGAGAAGACCCTGCGTTCGGTGTTCCCGATCCAGGACTTCGCCGGCACCGCGCACCTCGACTTCGACCATTACGTCCTTGAGGACCCCAAGTTCGACACTGACGAGTGCCGCCAGCGCGGGCTGACCTATGCCGCGCCGATGCGCGTGACGCTGCGCCTCACCTCCTTCGAGATCGATCCCGACACCGAGGCCAAGTCGGTAATCGATATCAAGGAGCAGGACGTCTACATGGGCGACATGCCGCTCATGACGGGCAACGGCACCTTCATCGTCAACGGCACCGAGCGCGTCATCGTCAGCCAGATGCACCGCTCGCCGGGCGTCCTGTTCGACCATGACCGCGGCAAGACCCACGCGTCGGGCAAGTTCCTGTTCGCCGCGCGCGTCATTCCGTATCGCGGCTCGTGGCTCGACTTCGAGTTCGACGCCAAGGACATCGTCAACGTCCGCATCGACCGCAAGCGCAAGCTGCCGGTCACCGCGCTGCTCCACGCGCTCGGCCTGACCAGCGAAGAGATCCTCAACGAATTCTACAACCGCGTGACCTATGTCCGCGGTCCCAACGGCTGGCAGATCCCCTACGTCGCCGAAAACTGGCGCGGCCAGAAGCCGATGTTCGACATCGTCAACGCCGACACCGGCGAAGTGGCGTTCAAGGCCGGCGAGAAGATCACCCCGCGCCGCGCCAACCAGGCCGGCAAGGAGGGCCTCGCCAACCTCATCATCCCGACCGAGACCATCTTCGGTCGCTTCTCGGCCTATGACCTCATCAACGAGGGCACCGGCGAGATCTACGTCGAGGCTGGTGACGAGATCAGCCCGGAGAACCTCGAAGCGCTCGACAAGGCGGGCGTCGACCGGCTTGAGCTGCTCGACATCGACTACGTCAACACGGGCCCTTGGATCCGCAACACCCTCAAGGCCGACAAGGCCGAGGACGGCGACCATGCGCTTTCCGACATCTACCGCGTCATGCGCCCTGGCGAGCCGCCGACGCGCGAGACCGCGGACGCGCTGTTCTACGGCCTGTTCTTCGATCCTGAGCGCTACGACCTCTCGGCCGTCGGCCGCGTCAAGCTCAACATGCGCCTCGGCCTCGACGCCGAGGACACGGTCACCACGCTGCGCCGCGAGGACATCCTGGCGGTCGTCAAGGAACTGGTGAACCTCAAGGACGGCAAGGGCGAGATCGACGACATCGACAACCTCGCCAACCGTCGCGTGCGTTCGGTCGGCGAGCTGCTCGAGAACCAGTATCGCGTCGGCCTCCTGCGCATGGAGCGCGCGGTCAAGGAGCGCATGAGCTCGGTCGACGTCTCAACCGTCATGCCGAACGACCTCATCAACGCGAAGCCCGCCGTGGCCGCGGTGCGCGAGTTCTTCGGCAGCTCGCAGCTCTCGCAGTTCATGGACCAGACCAACCCGCTCTCCGAAGTGACGCACAAGCGTCGCGTCTCGGCGCTCGGGCCGGGCGGCCTGACCCGCGAGCGCGCGGGCTTTGAAGTCCGCGACGTCCATCCGACCCACTATGGCCGCATCTGCCCGATCGAGACGCCGGAAGGCCCGAACATCGGCCTGATCAACAGCCTCGCCTCGTTCAGCCGCGTCAACAAGTACGGCTTCATCGAGACGCCGTACCGCAAGGTCGTCGACCACAAGGTGACCGACGAGGTCGTCTACCTGTCGGCGATGGAAGAGGCCAAGCACACGATCGCGCAGGCCAATGCCGAAATCGCCGAGGACGGCACCTTCGTCGAGGAGATCATCTCGTCGCGGCGCAACGGCGACTTCCTGATCGCTCCGCGCGACCAGATCACGTTGATGGACGTCAGCCCCAAGCAGCTCGTCTCGGTCGCCGCCTCGCTCATCCCGTTCCTCGAGAACGATGACGCCAACCGCGCGCTCATGGGCTCGAACATGCAGCGCCAGGCCGTTCCGCTCTTGCAGGCCGACGCGCCGCTGGTCGGCACCGGCATGGAAGAGACCGTCGCCCGCGACTCCGGCGCTGCCATCGCGGCCCGCCGCGCCGGCATCGTCGACCAGGTCGACGCGACCCGTGTCGTCATCCGCGTCACCTCCGAGCTTCGCCCGGGCGAGAGCGGCGTCGACATCTACAGCCTGATGAAGTTCCAGCGCTCGAACCAGTCGACCTGCATCAACCAGCGCCCGCTGGTGAAGGTCGGCGACGTGGTCGAGGCCGGCGAGATCATCGCCGACGGTCCCTCGACCCAGTTCGGCGAGCTCGCGCTCGGCCGCAACGTCCTCGTCGCGTTCATGCCGTGGAACGGCTACAACTATGAGGACTCGATCCTGATCTCCGAGCGGATCGTGAAGGACGACGTCTTCACCTCGATCCACATCGAGGAGTTCGAGGTCATGGCCCGCGACACCAAGCTCGGGCCGGAGGACATCACCCGCGATATCCCCAACGTCGGCGAGGAAGCGCTCCGCAACCTCGACGAGGCGGGCATCGTCTACATCGGCGCCGAGGTCGAGCCGGGCGATATCCTGGTCGGCAAGATCACGCCGAAGGGCGAGAGCCCGATGACGCCGGAAGAGAAGCTCCTCCGCGCCATCTTCGGTGAAAAGGCCTCGGACGTCCGCGACACCTCGCTGCGTCTGCCGCCGGGCGTTGCCGGCACGATCGTCGACGTTCGCGTCTTCAATCGTCACGGCATTGACATCGACGATCGAACCCGCGCCATCCAGGCCGAGGAAAAGGATCGCCTCAAGGGCGACGCCGAGTCCGAGCGCCGGATCCTCAACCGTGCGACCTTCGCGCGTCTGCAGGAAATGCTGGTCGGCCAGGTCGCGACCGCCGCGCCCAAGACGATCAAGAAGGGTGCGACCCTCGACGTCGAGATGCTCGAGGGTACCGACAAGCACGACTGGTGGAAGATCGCCGTCAAGGACGACAGCCGCCAGGCCGACATCGAGGCGCTCAAGGGCCAGTATGACGAAGCCGAAGCGGCCATCCGTCGCAAGCTCGAGGACCGCATCGGCAAGGTCGAGGCCGGCGACGAGCTGGCCCCGGGTGTCCTGAAGATGGTCAAGGTGTTCGTCGCGGTGAAGCGCAAGCTGCAGCCGGGCGACAAGATGGCCGGCCGGCACGGCAACAAGGGCGTCATCAGCCGCATCCTGCCGATCGAGGACATGCCGTTCCTCGAGGACGGGACGCATGCCGACATCGTGCTCAACCCGTTGGGCGTGCCGAGCCGCATGAACGTCGGGCAGATCTTCGAGACCCACCTTGGCTGGGCCGCCCGCGGCCTCGGCAAGCAGGTCGCCGACATGCTCGAGGACATGCACAACCGTGGCTCGGACTATGCCGGCAAGGACGCCGCCGCGATCCGCGAGAAGCTCAAGAGCCTCTACGGTCCGCAGTATGACGGCGACATCGACGCGCGGTCGGACGAGGGTGTCCTCGATCTCGCCCGCAACCTCGTCGGTGGTCTGCCGATGGGCACCCCGGTGTTCGACGGGGCGCGCGAGCCGGACGTGTCGGAGGCGCTGACCAAGGCGGGTCTCGACACCTCGGGCCAGTCGACCCTGTACGACGGCCGCACCGGCGAGCCGTTCGACCGCAAGGTGACCATGGGCATCATCTACATGCTCAAGCTTCACCACCTCGTGGACGACAAGATCCACGCGCGTTCGATCGGGCCGTACAGCCTCGTCACCCAGCAGCCGCTGGGCGGTAAGGCGCAGTTCGGCGGCCAGCGCTTCGGTGAGATGGAAGTCTGGGCCCTCCAGGCTTACGGCGCCGCCTACACGCTGCAGGAAATGCTGACCGTGAAGTCCGATGACGTCATCGGCCGGACCAAGGTCTACGAAGCGATCGTCAAGGGCGACGACACCTTCGAGGCCGGCATTCCGGAGAGCTTCAACGTGCTGGTCAAGGAAATGCGCTCGCTCGGCCTCAACGTCGAACTCGACAGCGTCGACAACCTCGACGAGCCGCCGGCGCTCGCGGCGGAGTGA
- the rplL gene encoding 50S ribosomal protein L7/L12: MADINNIVDQLSALTVLEAAELAKALEEKWGVSAAAAVAAPAAAAAAGPAAEEKTEFDVILTGDGGKKINVIKEVRAITGLGLGEAKALVEGAPKPLKEGVNKDEAEKIKKQIEEAGGTVELK; encoded by the coding sequence ATGGCTGACATCAACAACATCGTCGACCAGCTGTCGGCGCTCACCGTCCTCGAGGCCGCCGAGCTGGCCAAGGCCCTCGAAGAGAAGTGGGGCGTTTCGGCCGCCGCTGCCGTCGCCGCTCCGGCTGCCGCCGCCGCTGCCGGCCCGGCCGCTGAAGAGAAGACCGAGTTCGACGTGATCCTCACCGGCGACGGTGGCAAGAAGATCAACGTCATCAAGGAAGTCCGCGCCATCACCGGCCTGGGCCTCGGCGAAGCCAAGGCGCTGGTCGAGGGTGCTCCGAAGCCCCTCAAGGAAGGCGTCAACAAGGACGAGGCCGAGAAGATCAAGAAGCAGATCGAGGAAGCCGGCGGCACCGTCGAGCTCAAGTAA
- the rplJ gene encoding 50S ribosomal protein L10, whose product MDRNEKADLVAELKQVFEETSVVVITRNLGLTVAQSTDLRLRMRDAGAQFKVAKNRLALIALDGTRYQPLGELLKGPTALATSIDPVAAAKVAIDFAKTTDKFEVLGGAMGDTVLDLAGVTALAELPSLDQLRATLIGLVQAPASKIARTVAEPGAMLARVFGAYAAQDAA is encoded by the coding sequence ATGGATCGCAACGAAAAGGCTGATCTGGTTGCCGAACTGAAGCAGGTTTTCGAAGAGACCAGCGTTGTGGTGATTACCCGCAACCTCGGTCTGACGGTGGCTCAGTCCACCGACCTTCGCCTGCGGATGCGCGACGCCGGAGCCCAGTTCAAGGTTGCGAAGAACCGCCTCGCCCTCATCGCGCTCGATGGCACCCGCTATCAGCCGCTGGGCGAGTTGCTCAAGGGCCCGACGGCCCTTGCCACGTCCATCGATCCGGTCGCTGCCGCCAAGGTTGCGATCGACTTCGCCAAGACCACCGACAAGTTCGAGGTCCTGGGCGGAGCGATGGGCGACACCGTCCTCGACCTCGCAGGGGTCACGGCGCTGGCCGAGCTTCCGAGCCTCGATCAGCTGCGTGCGACCCTCATCGGTCTGGTGCAGGCCCCGGCGAGCAAGATCGCCCGGACCGTCGCCGAGCCGGGCGCGATGCTGGCGCGGGTGTTCGGTGCATATGCGGCGCAGGACGCGGCATAG